Genomic segment of Candidatus Baltobacteraceae bacterium:
TCTACGGTCACGACGGCGTGTGGGAGAAGGCGGAGTGGGACGGGATCGTCTCGGACTTCTCAACGCCGCGCACGCTCAAGGCCTACGCCACGTTACCGGTTCGCGCGTACGTCGATCCGACCAGCGACGACTTTCGCGAGTACGGCGCGTCCGGCGTGATCTTATTCTTGTACGTTCCGACCGCGGTGTGGCTCATAGCGCTATTGCGCAAGCGCCGGGTATCGGCGCAGTTCGCGATTCCGATCTTCGTGCTGACCGGCTTAATCGGCTATTACCTGGCAACCACGTACCTCTTGCGGTACGCGCTGCTGTTCTATCCGCTGCTCGCCGTGTGCATGGGGATGGTGCTGCTCGAGCTGGCCTACCGGTGGCCGCGTCTCATCCCGGCCGCGCTGGCCGTCGCGGTCGTGGGGGCGATGCCGAACCTCGCCAACGAGCCGGTGATGCGCCAGTTCACCCGCAACGACGTGATCTCCGATCTCAAGCACTTGCCGTCGTATCACGGCGATCAAGCGTTTTTGATGGAGAACGACGAGGGGTATCCGGCCGCACAAGCGGCGATGGATTGGATGCGCGCGCACGGTTACGCCGGAAACGTCTTCGTCGTCTCGGGCACGGCTTTCGATTACTACATGCTGCGCCAAGGCATTTCGAGCATCGGTACCAGCAACGGTCCCGCCAGTTATCTCCGGCTGGCCCGGGCGATCGACGCCGGCGAAGCCGTTGAGTTTCTCGCCGACCTCGGAACGCACGCCGTCGTGCTAGGCCCGCAAGATTATCTCGACGCGAACTACGGCGCTTTGCTCGCCCGGCAGCTGCGAGCCGGCGGCTACCGACAGATCGCGGTGACGAACCCGCAGGGCTACCGCGTCTTCGTTAAAGACGGAAACCGTCGGTACACGTTGACCAGTAGCTCGTGACTCGTTTTCTGCGCGAACTGCACGTCGTACATCAGCGCGTTGAGCACGAGCTGAAAGCCCATTAAGAACGGCAGCACCGCCAGCATCACGGTGCCGGTCGAGCGGTCTTGATTCGTCGCTTCGCTCAGGGCCCACTGATACGCACCCCACACCGTACCACCGAGCATCAGCAAACTGCCGAAGAACAAATAGAGCGATCCGAGATTGAGATCGAAGATGAAGTACTGCACCAGTACGCGGCGCAGGATCAACCGCAACAGCTTGAACGGAAAATCCCAAATTATGCGCGGTATAGAAAGTGAGCTCGGCGCGTTCGTATAGATGGTCGGCATCTCGAGCTCGAGGATCGGCAGTCTCCGCAAACCCAGCTCGCAGAGCACCGACGTCTCGAAAAAGTACGAATCGGCGAACTTCTGCCACGGCAGCAGCGCCAGTAGCGAACCGTTGAACGCCAGATAGCCGTTGGTGGGATCGATGACGTTCCAATAACCCGATGCGAACTTCGCGAGCAGCGACAGCA
This window contains:
- a CDS encoding glycosyltransferase family 2 protein, whose protein sequence is MRETRTAAADAAEPDRLTVLYCVIPAYRAAETVAAVVGQALQYADAVVVVDDGCPQHSGEAVRAAYGGNPAVVVLQRERNGGVGAAMKTGIAFCIENGAEVIVKLDADGQMDAKFIPIIRDLFANDTSLVCIKGNRFFDSSVISQMPKRRLFGNAVLSLLAKFASGYWNVIDPTNGYLAFNGSLLALLPWQKFADSYFFETSVLCELGLRRLPILELEMPTIYTNAPSSLSIPRIIWDFPFKLLRLILRRVLVQYFIFDLNLGSLYLFFGSLLMLGGTVWGAYQWALSEATNQDRSTGTVMLAVLPFLMGFQLVLNALMYDVQFAQKTSHELLVNVYRRFPSLTKTR